The genomic region TCTCTGACCGTTCCGACGCCGGATAAAGATATTTGAATCAAATGTTTTCCGTCTTCGATTTTTGTCGAGATTTTGGTTTTTAAATTGGTTTCGTCTACCGTGACATACCCTTTCCCTTCCGGTACGTACGCCGTTAGAAAGTGCACCTTAAGGCGGCCAATGATCCAAAGCGTCATCAAGGATTCTTCATTGGTAAGGAGACCGACCATCTCGGCTTTTTTGTTGAATACGGCAAGTTTATTGATATTTACCACGTCTTTTTTTGCGATGTCGCCTTGACTGATATCGATAGCGGACAATACCGGGCACATGCTCTGCGAAGAGAAATTGATTAGAAAGTCGCGTAAGGCGACATCGCCCATCTTGGCGAATTTGTCCTGTCGTAAAACCGCATCGGAAGAGAATGGATTAAAGGGGCTTTCGAATTTGAGTATTTCCTCCGGGGGCTTCCCGAGCACGACAAACATGCCCGTACGCAACGACAATTCCGGATTCCGGGTGTACATATCCAGAAATTCCGACATGCCGGCGCGGGCGAAGGAATCCGATAAAAATACGGATCTTCGGTGACCGATAAACAGCCGGCGGGGTAATTGATTTTGAATGGCTTGACAAGTAGATAATAACGTTTTACCTGCCGCAGAAACCACGATCGTGCTCTCGCCTTGACCGCCCTGTTTAGAGGCGCTGCCGATACTCTTGGGGATCGCGATTTGGGCGCTCACTTTGATTTTGTCGTCGCTCGTCTTATCGATCGCGGTTCCCATCCAGAACGCAAAATCATTGATTTCCGTGCGGTCCCAGCAACCGGTCATAAGGATACAGAGAAATAAAGCTGCTAACAGTTGCCGAAGTTGTTTCATATTCCTCGCCTTCCTCGGGGTGGACGAATCAAAGCCGCTTTGAGATGCTGCAACTGCAGCGGGGCGACAGGAGTGAAGTATGGCTTCTTAAAGGACTCAAGGTTACATAAATGAGTGAGAATGGCAATAGCTCCCGCGGCGACCCCGAAAAGGCCGAATGTCCCCGCCAGCGCCAACAAGGGAAAACGCAATAGGCGGAAGGGCAAGCTCATGCTATACCTAGGAATAGAAAACGAAGCGATGCCCGTACTTGCAACGATAATGACGATCGGCGCCGAAATAAATCCGGCTTGTACTGCGGCTTCTCCGATGACGATCGCTCCGACGATGCTGACCGCCGAACCGATCGCTTTGGGCAACCGCAGCCCGGCTTCGCGCAATCCTTCGAACATAATTTCCATCAAGAACGTCTCTACGACCGTCGGGAACGGAATTCCTTCTCTTGCGGCCGAGATGCTCATCATTAACGCTACCGGTATCATTTGCGGATGGAACGTCGTAAGCGCAACGTAAAAGGAGGGGAGGATCAGCGACATCAAGAATAGCAGCAGCCTGATGATCCGGACTCCACAGACATATAGGTATTTTTCATAATGATCCTCCGCGGCTTGAAACCCATTCCAAAACGTCATGGGTGCGATGAGCGCGTTCGGCGACCCGTTAACCAAAATGGCTACCTTGCCTTCCAACAAACTGGAGGCGACCGTGTCCGGTCTCTCCGTGTTCTGGAGTTGGGGGAAGGGGGACGTCTTATGGTCTTGAATGAATTCTTCTATGTAACTGGCATCAAGGATGGATTCCGTCTCTATACGGCGTAACCGGCCCCGAACCTCG from Paenibacillus antri harbors:
- a CDS encoding Ger(x)C family spore germination protein, producing MKQLRQLLAALFLCILMTGCWDRTEINDFAFWMGTAIDKTSDDKIKVSAQIAIPKSIGSASKQGGQGESTIVVSAAGKTLLSTCQAIQNQLPRRLFIGHRRSVFLSDSFARAGMSEFLDMYTRNPELSLRTGMFVVLGKPPEEILKFESPFNPFSSDAVLRQDKFAKMGDVALRDFLINFSSQSMCPVLSAIDISQGDIAKKDVVNINKLAVFNKKAEMVGLLTNEESLMTLWIIGRLKVHFLTAYVPEGKGYVTVDETNLKTKISTKIEDGKHLIQISLSGVGTVRENNTTLDLSDSRQLAYVETALNRHYERVVMRTVRRVQDEYRTDIFGFGERLHQEHPEEWKRTRKDWENKFAEAHVSVKIDTNLNRIGVNGPPPKAGSFF
- a CDS encoding spore germination protein; amino-acid sequence: MTSSDRFTVDIRTNESLLRKIFAHCSDIVFRSLPSPEHMQLLLVYADGLVDTREMENTVLKPIVDLMETSESDGNRQGLDLEGMGVLAAANLTTSDEIQKNVDGVLRGQVLLMVEGASKGFLADFSKFPQRGIEEPVIEASIRGPREGFTEALRTNTSLIRRKLCTPRLKLESMKIGSLSNTDIVLAYLEGTAPDALVDEVRGRLRRIETESILDASYIEEFIQDHKTSPFPQLQNTERPDTVASSLLEGKVAILVNGSPNALIAPMTFWNGFQAAEDHYEKYLYVCGVRIIRLLLFLMSLILPSFYVALTTFHPQMIPVALMMSISAAREGIPFPTVVETFLMEIMFEGLREAGLRLPKAIGSAVSIVGAIVIGEAAVQAGFISAPIVIIVASTGIASFSIPRYSMSLPFRLLRFPLLALAGTFGLFGVAAGAIAILTHLCNLESFKKPYFTPVAPLQLQHLKAALIRPPRGRRGI